Proteins from one Mycobacterium adipatum genomic window:
- a CDS encoding GTPase: protein MYESSSDSSFKEALADALEFGQREIAELASVIDVAAAVYDDAGAKLVRDGDLDAVMGEFAQMRLRFADELSTHLAEQSKVLSTFNVAFFGRTGAGKSTLLSAFGELNGEAVSPFGASDWTETVKPIRWRGCQLYDTPGINGWGRRKSREELEATARKAVETADVVLLCFDTQSQQASEFAKVAAWVTHYGKPVVAVLNVRNPRWRHPARVPTQAARRNMSEPVAQHAENIRVELANIGLDDVPVVAISSRRALFARAATPYQGPAKQNFDDDRDRYGIDYLSRWSNFAALESVLTAGITAGGSQLRLKSLREGVRARLIDEATSLEELRIRLTERMNEVDRITQKYLEVLGYLETEERSRDLHDDVWHSDLLTLAESARRKRYKAPSDGSLLRQVRNLLKPHLAEARNNALRRYKDLEHQAFHEGKTIDAETFAERVFDGGELIGALDRVSTEAAAFLARELSLAGVELRMNDAAAYEKADLNGDAGETADLFANLLRGGGMAGGVAAVAVPFLLGGPLGIAAGVGVGAAAAVSNWFGSNKSRDAVREKAEARAKAARQGRRAIHNTFDVIERQFASGVSTSAWAAAAPLLRPALIELIVLTNLSTDIGALTTHLRGQATSIAQTPPLHFLDTTFRLLDGEDSGGYKGFLLGEDWFDQDESIELSYDTTDSADFCRERNGEDTDALRHAIGEAFAHPEPSSIRGWLRQAAEAAVADEAFVGVTNLAAPLARPAVVVAGDYSAGKSSFIKRMFTEFGIEVPASLHIRADATTDDVHRYEMGRIDIVDTPGFQSRSADHDDLTLAGVRDAALVVVVLHINLLIGDTAALQTIANGMPTGVGKWPRMLFIVNRCDELGVDPLDSTAEYFNRRDRKLTELGAALRSRGIEVDATHIHGVAADPYGSVGMQYPVTAADYDANRAWDGIGALVAALREWVDDDLTRATALAGFDKACSALLVLREDTRADIAAYRNETGKHDSLIAAMDIGLEDADYLQRSLEHELDDVLAAFVTQAVARIRAVTVGEEKDLAEAISSWRSAETEDEVKRFMERATAKVNDWSTTHASTISREEAAAAFDVNLNLPGAASVGGVGDAVGQAAGVAGSVAKFGAQLGKVLGNREAALQIGHFFGHKFKPWGAIKAGKAVGRVGVVFGVVAVAADGADWAFQASKARNWDSKRDAAVEQVESDKHDAIQLLLAEPDGPWAYLNERTEQVRLLRGQYEGRQRAAQQEAERLERRLEVADELITAAQELRGGSGK from the coding sequence ATGTATGAATCCAGTTCTGACAGCTCCTTCAAGGAGGCGTTGGCTGACGCCTTGGAGTTCGGTCAGCGGGAGATAGCGGAGCTGGCGTCAGTTATCGATGTTGCGGCAGCGGTCTACGACGATGCTGGCGCGAAGCTCGTCAGAGACGGTGATTTGGATGCCGTAATGGGCGAGTTCGCCCAAATGCGGCTGCGCTTTGCCGACGAGCTATCCACCCATCTCGCTGAACAGTCCAAAGTGCTATCGACCTTCAACGTCGCGTTCTTTGGCCGGACGGGAGCCGGCAAGAGCACGCTGTTGTCCGCGTTCGGTGAACTGAACGGCGAGGCTGTCTCCCCCTTCGGTGCGTCCGACTGGACGGAGACGGTAAAGCCCATCCGGTGGCGCGGCTGCCAGCTTTACGACACCCCGGGAATTAACGGATGGGGCCGCCGCAAGAGTCGCGAGGAGCTGGAGGCAACTGCGCGCAAAGCGGTCGAGACCGCCGATGTTGTGTTGCTGTGCTTCGACACTCAGAGTCAGCAGGCGAGCGAGTTCGCGAAAGTCGCTGCGTGGGTGACCCATTACGGCAAGCCGGTCGTGGCCGTTCTCAATGTGCGGAACCCGCGTTGGCGCCACCCCGCGCGGGTGCCCACTCAGGCAGCCCGACGCAATATGTCTGAACCTGTCGCCCAGCACGCCGAAAATATTCGCGTGGAGTTGGCCAACATCGGCCTCGACGATGTTCCCGTCGTGGCCATCTCCAGCAGACGAGCCCTGTTCGCCAGGGCTGCCACTCCATACCAAGGTCCTGCCAAGCAGAACTTCGACGATGATCGTGATAGGTACGGAATCGACTACTTGTCTCGCTGGTCGAACTTCGCGGCGTTGGAGAGTGTCCTAACTGCCGGCATTACCGCGGGTGGATCGCAGCTGCGCCTCAAGTCGCTTCGGGAAGGGGTCCGTGCCCGACTGATCGATGAAGCCACGTCACTCGAAGAACTGCGGATACGCCTCACCGAACGAATGAACGAAGTTGACCGAATCACGCAGAAATACCTGGAAGTGCTGGGTTACCTCGAAACCGAGGAGCGCTCAAGGGATCTGCATGATGACGTTTGGCACTCCGATCTGCTGACCCTCGCGGAGAGCGCACGGCGCAAACGCTACAAGGCGCCATCTGACGGTTCCTTGCTTCGACAGGTTCGCAACCTTCTCAAACCACACCTTGCCGAAGCCCGCAACAACGCGCTGCGCCGCTACAAAGACTTGGAGCATCAGGCGTTCCACGAAGGCAAAACGATTGATGCCGAGACCTTTGCCGAGCGGGTGTTTGATGGCGGGGAGCTCATCGGCGCCCTCGATCGAGTGAGCACCGAAGCGGCCGCGTTTCTGGCAAGGGAACTCTCCTTGGCAGGTGTGGAACTACGAATGAACGATGCCGCGGCCTACGAGAAGGCCGATTTGAATGGTGACGCGGGCGAGACGGCCGATCTGTTCGCAAACTTGCTTCGCGGTGGAGGTATGGCCGGAGGAGTGGCGGCGGTTGCCGTTCCCTTTCTGCTTGGAGGGCCCCTTGGTATCGCGGCGGGGGTCGGGGTCGGGGCGGCGGCAGCAGTTTCTAACTGGTTTGGGAGCAACAAGAGCCGTGACGCAGTTCGTGAGAAGGCCGAAGCTCGTGCGAAAGCAGCCCGCCAAGGACGCAGAGCCATCCACAACACTTTCGACGTTATTGAGCGCCAATTCGCTTCGGGCGTATCAACATCTGCTTGGGCAGCCGCTGCACCGCTGTTGCGTCCCGCCCTAATCGAGCTCATCGTCCTCACCAACTTGAGCACCGACATCGGAGCTCTCACCACCCATCTCCGCGGGCAAGCAACATCGATCGCGCAGACCCCGCCCCTTCACTTCCTTGATACGACCTTCCGCTTGCTAGACGGCGAAGACTCGGGCGGATACAAGGGTTTCCTGCTCGGTGAAGATTGGTTCGATCAAGACGAGTCCATTGAACTCAGCTACGACACCACAGATTCAGCGGATTTCTGTCGGGAACGCAACGGCGAGGACACCGATGCACTGCGTCATGCAATCGGGGAGGCATTCGCCCACCCCGAACCGTCCTCCATTCGCGGGTGGCTGCGGCAGGCGGCGGAGGCAGCTGTAGCCGACGAGGCCTTCGTCGGGGTGACGAATCTCGCCGCCCCACTAGCGCGTCCAGCGGTCGTCGTTGCCGGCGACTATAGCGCTGGGAAGTCCTCCTTCATCAAGCGGATGTTCACAGAGTTCGGCATCGAAGTGCCCGCTTCTCTGCACATTCGCGCAGATGCGACCACAGACGATGTGCACCGCTATGAGATGGGCCGTATCGATATCGTTGATACGCCGGGATTTCAGAGTCGAAGTGCCGACCATGATGATTTGACCCTGGCCGGGGTCCGTGATGCCGCGCTGGTGGTCGTCGTGCTGCATATAAATCTACTCATCGGCGACACCGCAGCGCTGCAGACGATCGCGAATGGGATGCCGACCGGTGTCGGAAAATGGCCACGCATGCTGTTCATCGTGAACCGCTGCGACGAGTTAGGCGTCGACCCGCTGGACTCCACCGCTGAGTACTTCAATCGCCGTGACCGCAAACTGACCGAACTCGGAGCGGCACTGCGCTCCCGCGGGATTGAGGTTGACGCTACGCATATCCACGGTGTCGCAGCCGACCCATACGGCAGCGTAGGTATGCAGTACCCGGTCACCGCAGCTGATTACGACGCCAACAGGGCCTGGGATGGGATAGGCGCACTGGTTGCCGCGCTACGGGAGTGGGTCGATGACGATCTGACGCGCGCTACTGCGCTTGCCGGATTCGACAAAGCCTGCTCAGCACTCCTCGTACTGCGGGAGGACACTCGCGCGGACATCGCGGCCTACCGCAACGAGACAGGCAAGCATGATTCCTTAATCGCAGCAATGGATATTGGCCTCGAAGACGCGGATTACCTGCAGCGGTCACTAGAACACGAACTCGACGATGTGCTCGCAGCCTTTGTCACCCAGGCTGTCGCCCGTATCCGAGCAGTCACTGTCGGTGAAGAGAAGGACCTTGCCGAAGCGATCAGTTCTTGGCGTAGTGCCGAAACCGAGGACGAAGTGAAGAGATTCATGGAAAGAGCAACCGCAAAGGTCAACGACTGGTCGACGACGCACGCTTCTACGATCAGCCGTGAAGAGGCAGCGGCTGCATTCGACGTTAACCTCAATCTACCGGGCGCGGCATCGGTAGGTGGTGTCGGTGATGCCGTCGGGCAGGCAGCCGGGGTAGCTGGCTCTGTGGCGAAGTTCGGAGCCCAATTGGGCAAGGTGCTTGGTAACCGCGAGGCAGCCTTGCAAATTGGCCATTTCTTCGGTCACAAGTTCAAACCGTGGGGTGCGATCAAAGCCGGCAAAGCCGTCGGGCGAGTCGGGGTGGTGTTCGGTGTTGTCGCAGTCGCCGCTGATGGAGCTGACTGGGCCTTTCAAGCGAGTAAGGCGCGGAACTGGGACTCCAAACGCGATGCTGCTGTGGAACAGGTGGAGTCGGATAAGCACGACGCAATACAACTGTTGCTTGCTGAACCTGATGGCCCCTGGGCGTACCTGAACGAACGCACCGAACAGGTCCGACTTCTTCGGGGTCAGTACGAAGGACGTCAGCGTGCTGCGCAGCAGGAGGCCGAGCGGCTGGAACGGCGACTGGAGGTGGCCGATGAACTTATTACTGCAGCACAAGAGCTACGGGGAGGTAGCGGGAAATGA
- a CDS encoding GTPase domain-containing protein: MSDPIDVDAAKNWLNAVPGGEIGQRLEQSWQDFAAVTETVVTIYGSYDTGKSSLLRRLLIELGQEVPAWLTISARHETFEVNEIRAAGCLLRDTPGFVSGGTDARAEMNTGLASDAIARTDIGIVVVPPQLATAEYPVLRDLVQQEWAPGSLWFVISRFDEAGIDPDDDPDGYRALGEHKVGELRAALSLDERVPVYVVCQDFAQMAGTERNPDSAVWDESRSWDGISELIAAITALGSSPLADIRQAAAQRFWGSSVQQVLHQLREEFATRLENAAVSDEGEQRRASWLAQLDTLTRAAEADLRGRVSAAVGDAVDSPDPAQSFAQALKTSLGAWYAALKRDIDKLLRSVGDTVATERMRPDWQRFEEMAATLRHEPSGPEPAPDDELIYAPVVRQVGNAVLNALRHYEQSRGLKLTSPASDALGASSGVDRMAAAAAGVSVIAELAVIAEQFANRQRAANAAVQQRAQLQSELVSVGEEATALAQKTLNDLADDAHQRISDATADQVELRDGLRHLVDELRNHITSGEALLSGLRDGS, translated from the coding sequence ATGAGTGATCCCATCGATGTCGACGCCGCCAAGAATTGGCTGAATGCAGTTCCCGGTGGCGAGATCGGCCAACGCCTGGAACAAAGCTGGCAGGATTTCGCAGCCGTTACCGAGACGGTGGTGACAATCTACGGTTCGTACGACACCGGAAAGAGTTCGCTCCTGCGCCGGTTACTTATCGAGCTCGGGCAGGAGGTTCCAGCTTGGCTCACGATTAGTGCGCGACATGAGACCTTTGAGGTCAACGAGATTCGCGCCGCCGGGTGTCTGTTGCGGGACACACCCGGGTTCGTCTCGGGTGGCACCGATGCTCGCGCAGAGATGAATACCGGACTTGCATCGGACGCTATCGCACGGACCGACATCGGTATTGTCGTGGTGCCGCCGCAACTGGCCACTGCTGAATATCCTGTGCTTCGCGACTTGGTGCAGCAAGAGTGGGCGCCGGGATCATTGTGGTTTGTGATTTCGCGATTCGACGAAGCAGGGATAGATCCCGACGATGACCCGGACGGTTACCGTGCACTCGGCGAGCACAAAGTGGGTGAACTCAGGGCTGCCCTGAGTCTTGATGAGCGGGTTCCGGTTTACGTGGTCTGCCAGGATTTTGCTCAGATGGCAGGTACGGAACGTAATCCCGATTCAGCTGTTTGGGACGAATCACGCAGCTGGGACGGAATCTCGGAACTGATCGCTGCGATCACTGCTTTAGGTAGTTCGCCTCTAGCTGATATCAGACAAGCTGCCGCACAGAGGTTTTGGGGTAGCTCGGTTCAGCAAGTGCTTCATCAGTTGCGCGAGGAGTTCGCAACGCGCCTGGAGAACGCGGCCGTTAGTGACGAAGGTGAGCAACGGCGCGCGTCGTGGCTGGCGCAATTGGACACGTTGACTCGCGCCGCTGAGGCTGATTTGCGTGGAAGGGTGTCGGCGGCCGTTGGCGATGCCGTGGACAGTCCCGATCCGGCTCAGAGTTTCGCGCAGGCGTTGAAGACGTCTCTCGGCGCCTGGTACGCCGCCCTCAAACGCGACATCGACAAGCTGTTACGCAGCGTCGGAGATACGGTCGCGACTGAACGCATGCGGCCGGACTGGCAGCGGTTCGAGGAAATGGCCGCAACATTGCGACATGAGCCATCAGGACCTGAGCCTGCACCCGACGATGAGCTGATCTACGCCCCGGTGGTGCGACAGGTTGGCAATGCGGTCCTGAACGCGTTGCGGCACTACGAGCAGAGTCGCGGCCTGAAGCTGACTTCGCCCGCATCCGACGCATTGGGAGCATCGTCCGGTGTTGACCGGATGGCGGCTGCCGCCGCTGGCGTGTCCGTCATCGCAGAGTTGGCCGTCATCGCAGAACAGTTCGCCAACCGACAACGCGCGGCGAACGCGGCGGTGCAGCAGCGTGCACAACTCCAGTCCGAACTTGTCAGCGTCGGCGAAGAAGCGACAGCGCTGGCACAAAAAACGCTCAACGATCTCGCTGACGACGCCCACCAACGGATCAGCGACGCCACCGCCGACCAAGTTGAGCTCCGCGACGGCCTGCGACACCTGGTCGACGAGCTACGCAACCACATCACCTCAGGTGAGGCATTGCTTTCCGGCTTACGGGACGGCTCTTGA
- a CDS encoding AAA family ATPase: protein MSTGPTDHTMWGIHNDQADIDPVADGAVRIGWDDTGDLSQLSASRDAFKQRLAETMPAVEQKSIPGSAGTLYRFVHEIKVGDVIVSPNRNKRTLNIGRVNGAYQFQPEADIHRHWRPVEWLAVDVPRDELSEAAQNEISSLITLFKINTGREEVEQIIAKPTSMTADFTWTTFYPELADRILGYANDREALLQKVWSVAEASGFPHLFKYLKGDHRLDGSYGPLRDVDPFTVLGSFNRGIKQDARAAIAEAFAGEFGVTAPVPTQFSGVPVANNLKSWFIRWEVDRGPHDIDTLWRLAAAAVAYARNADENTREDLVSAFDECPMSHTRLLTMGLYWIRPATFAAYDNVNVAFIKKDLPDVVTKLALGAKITGEQFLANTETLQSWLASSSTPYNKICELSYAAWVDALGTQDAHDHTAGQPLTDAPLAEVAEIAEEPDDPYDVTSIREDGCFLAEDELQPMLERLRSKKNLVLQGPPGTGKTWLARRLGWALCNERDTSRVQILQFHPSLAYEDFVRGWRPSTSSTGGALTLEDGPFLQACQQATDDPARDYVLVIEEINRGNPAQVLGELLTLIEADKRNPSSAMRLAYPRSPDERFHVPSNLHLIGTMNVADRSLAIVDMALRRRFAFIELRPRLGEDWVEYVGQLGYDPKLLEIYGQRVHALNEQISNDSALGRQYCVGHSYFTPTVELDTTGLDTKQWWERVVDTDVRPLLEEYWFDRPDLADEACKKLLGA from the coding sequence ATGAGCACCGGCCCGACCGACCACACGATGTGGGGCATTCACAACGACCAGGCCGACATCGATCCCGTCGCTGACGGGGCCGTCCGCATTGGCTGGGACGACACTGGCGATCTCTCGCAGCTGTCAGCTTCGCGGGACGCGTTCAAGCAGCGCCTCGCCGAGACCATGCCTGCGGTCGAACAGAAGTCGATCCCCGGCTCGGCCGGCACGCTGTACCGCTTCGTCCACGAGATCAAGGTCGGCGACGTCATCGTCTCCCCGAACCGCAACAAGCGAACGCTCAACATCGGCAGGGTCAACGGCGCCTACCAGTTCCAGCCGGAAGCTGACATCCACCGACATTGGAGACCGGTCGAGTGGCTGGCCGTCGACGTGCCTCGTGACGAACTGTCCGAGGCGGCACAGAACGAGATCAGCTCTCTGATCACCCTGTTCAAGATCAACACCGGCCGCGAAGAGGTCGAGCAGATCATCGCCAAGCCGACATCGATGACAGCCGACTTCACCTGGACGACCTTCTATCCTGAACTGGCCGACCGGATCCTTGGCTACGCCAACGATCGCGAAGCCCTGCTCCAGAAGGTCTGGTCAGTCGCCGAGGCCTCGGGCTTCCCGCACCTGTTCAAGTACCTCAAGGGCGACCACCGCCTCGACGGCAGCTATGGCCCACTGCGTGACGTCGACCCCTTCACCGTGCTCGGCAGCTTCAACCGAGGCATCAAGCAAGACGCCCGCGCCGCGATCGCCGAAGCGTTCGCCGGCGAGTTCGGAGTCACCGCGCCGGTGCCGACCCAGTTCTCGGGCGTCCCGGTCGCGAACAACCTTAAGTCGTGGTTCATCCGCTGGGAGGTCGACCGCGGACCACACGACATCGACACGCTGTGGCGGCTCGCTGCCGCCGCGGTCGCTTATGCGAGGAACGCCGACGAGAACACCCGAGAAGATCTGGTCAGCGCCTTCGACGAATGTCCGATGAGCCACACCCGGCTGCTGACGATGGGCCTGTACTGGATCCGGCCCGCCACTTTCGCCGCCTACGACAACGTCAACGTCGCCTTTATCAAGAAGGACCTGCCTGACGTAGTCACCAAGCTTGCACTCGGCGCGAAGATCACCGGCGAGCAGTTCCTCGCCAACACCGAAACACTCCAAAGCTGGCTGGCCTCATCCTCCACGCCGTATAACAAGATCTGCGAACTCTCCTACGCCGCGTGGGTCGACGCCTTGGGCACTCAGGACGCGCACGATCACACTGCGGGGCAACCGCTCACCGATGCGCCCCTTGCTGAGGTTGCCGAGATCGCCGAGGAGCCGGACGATCCGTACGACGTCACCTCGATCCGCGAGGACGGCTGCTTCCTCGCCGAGGACGAGCTGCAGCCGATGCTCGAACGACTCCGATCGAAAAAGAACCTGGTCCTCCAGGGCCCTCCCGGTACCGGCAAGACCTGGCTCGCCCGCCGACTCGGCTGGGCGCTGTGCAACGAACGTGACACCAGTCGCGTCCAGATCCTCCAGTTCCATCCCTCACTCGCCTACGAGGACTTCGTTCGCGGATGGCGCCCTTCGACCAGTAGCACCGGTGGCGCGCTGACCCTCGAGGACGGGCCCTTCCTCCAAGCGTGCCAGCAGGCAACCGACGACCCCGCCCGTGACTACGTGCTGGTCATCGAGGAGATCAACCGCGGCAACCCCGCCCAAGTCCTCGGCGAGCTCTTAACCCTCATCGAGGCCGACAAGCGGAACCCGAGCTCGGCCATGCGGCTTGCGTACCCGCGCTCACCCGATGAGCGGTTCCACGTGCCATCCAACCTGCACCTCATCGGAACCATGAATGTCGCCGACCGCTCCCTGGCGATCGTCGATATGGCGCTGCGCCGCCGGTTCGCGTTCATCGAGCTCCGGCCTCGGCTAGGCGAGGATTGGGTCGAGTACGTCGGCCAACTCGGCTACGACCCCAAGCTGTTGGAGATCTACGGCCAGCGCGTCCATGCCCTCAACGAGCAGATCAGCAACGACAGCGCGCTGGGGCGCCAGTACTGCGTCGGCCACTCTTACTTCACACCTACTGTCGAGCTCGACACCACCGGCCTGGACACCAAGCAGTGGTGGGAACGCGTCGTCGACACCGACGTCCGACCCTTGCTCGAGGAATATTGGTTCGACCGTCCCGACCTCGCCGACGAGGCCTGCAAAAAGCTCCTCGGCGCCTGA